In Nicotiana tabacum cultivar K326 chromosome 19, ASM71507v2, whole genome shotgun sequence, one DNA window encodes the following:
- the LOC107829057 gene encoding uncharacterized protein LOC107829057, whose protein sequence is MAAEQAQLAAILGPDSAPFETLISHLMSASNEQRSQAESIFNLIKQNDPNSLALKLANVLTSSPHQEARAMSTILLRKLLTRDDSFIWPKLTESTQSGIKTVLLTCIQREESKSIIKKLCDTVSELASSILPENQWPELLPFMFQCVTSDLPKLQESAFLIFALLAQYVGEMLVPYIKDLHSVFMQTLNHSPNPDVRIAGLSAVINFIQCLSSSNDRDRFQDLLPAMMKTLTEALNSGQEVTAQEALELLIELAGTEPRFLRRQLIDVVGAMLQVAEAESLEEGTRHLAIEFVITLAEARERAPGMMRKLPQFISRLFAILMKMLLDIEDDPVWHSAEVEHEDAGETSNYSVGQECLDRLAIALGGSTIVPVASEQLPPYLAAPEWQKHHAALIALAQIAEGCTKVMIKNLEQVVNMVLSCFQDPHPRVRWAAINAIGQLSTDLGPDLQVQYHSRVLPALATAMDDFQNPRVQAHAASAVLNFSENCTPEILTPYLDGIVSKLLVLLQNGKQMVQEGALTALASVADSSQENFQKYYDAVMPYLKTILVNANDKSNRMLRAKAMECISLVGMAVGKDKFRDDAKQVMEVLMSLQGSQMEADDPTTSYMLQAWARLCKCLGQDFLPYMSVVMPPLLQSAQLKPDVTISSADSDNELDESDDDSMETITLGDKRIGIKTSVLEEKATACNMLCCYADELKEGFYPWIDQVAPTLVPLLKFYFHEEVRKAAVSTMPELLRSAKLAVEKGIAQGRNESYVKQLSDYIIPALIEALHKEPDTEICASMLDAINECVQISGPLLDEGQVRSIVEEVKQVITASSSRKRERAERAKAEDFDAEENELLREENEQEEEVFDQVGEILGTLIKTFKAAFLPFFDELSSYLMPMWGKDKTAEERRIAICIFDDVAEQCREAALKYYDTYLPFLLEACNDESPDVRQAAVYGLGVCAEYGGSVFKPLVGEALSRLNVVIRHPNALQPENVMAYDNAVSALGKICQFHRDSIDSAQVVPAWLNCLPIKGDLIEAKVVHDQLCSMVERSDRELLGPDNQYLPKIVLVFAEVLCAGKDLATEQTASRMINLLRQLQQTLPPATLASTWSSLQPQQQIALQSILSS, encoded by the exons ATGGCTGCGGAGCAAGCTCAACTGGCTGCAATCCTCGGGCCAGATTCAGCACCCTTCGAAACCCTCATCTCTCATCTCATGTCCGCTTCCAACGAGCAACGGTCCCAAGCCGAGTCGATTTTCAATCTCATCAAGCAAAATGATCCGAATTCACTCGCTCTCAAGCTCGCCAACGTCCTCACCTCTTCCCCGCACCAGGAAGCCCGCGCCATGTCAACAATCCTCTTACGAAAGCTCCTCACGCGTGACGACTCGTTCATCTGGCCCAAACTCACCGAGTCGACTCAGTCGGGGATTAAAACCGTCCTCCTCACGTGCATCCAGCGCGAGGAATCGAAATCGATAATTAAGAAGTTGTGTGATACTGTATCGGAGCTCGCTTCTTCGATTCTCCCCGAAAACCAGTGGCCTGAATTGTTGCCGTTTATGTTTCAGTGTGTTACTTCTGATTTACCTAAATTGCAGGAATCCGCGTTCTTGATATTCGCGTTGTTGGCACAATATGTTGGCGAAATGTTAGTTCCGTATATTAAGGATTTGCATTCAGTGTTTATGCAGACGCTGAATCATTCGCCCAATCCTGATGTGAGGATTGCGGGATTGAGTGCTGTGATTAATTTTATTCAGTGTTTATCGAGCTCGAACGATAGGGATAGATTTCAGGATCTGTTGCCTGCGATGATGAAGACGCTGACCGAGGCGTTGAACAGTGGGCAGGAGGTGACCGCGCAGGAGGCGTTGGAGTTGTTGATTGAATTGGCGGGTACTGAGCCTAGGTTTTTGAGGAGACAGCTCATTGATGTTGTGGGCGCAATGTTGCAAGTAGCCGAGGCGGAGAGTTTAGAAGAGGGGACGAGGCATTTGGCGATTGAGTTTGTGATTACGTTGGCTGAGGCGAGGGAAAGAGCGCCTGGAATGATGAGGAAATTGCCGCAGTTCATTAGTAGGTTGTTTGCTATTTTGATGAAGATGTTGCTAGATATTGAGGATGACCCCGTTTGGCATAGTGCTGAAGTTGAGCATGAGGATGCAGGGGAGACGAGTAATTACAGTGTTGGTCAGGAGTGTTTGGACCGTTTGGCGATTGCATTGGGCGGTAGTACTATTGTTCCTGTTGCGTCGGAGCAGTTGCCTCCTTACTTGGCTGCTCCCGAGTGGCAAAAGCACCATGCTGCACTCATTGCACTTGCTCAGATTGCTGAAGGTTGCACAAAG GTGATGATTAAGAATTTGGAGCAAGTGGTAAACATGGTTTTGAGCTGTTTCCAAGATCCTCATCCTCGAGTGAGATGGGCAGCTATTAATGCAATTGGCCAGTTGTCTACTGACTTGGGGCCAGATTTGCAAGTACAATACCACAGCAGAGTACTGCCGGCATTGGCAACAGCTATGGACGATTTCCAAAATCCACGAGTACAG GCACATGCTGCATCAGCTGTTCTCAACTTCAGTGAGAACTGCACACCAGAAATTTTAACACCTTACCTAGATGGAATTGTTAGCAAACTGCTTGTACTTCTGCAG AACGGCAAACAAATGGTGCAAGAAGGAGCATTAACTGCTTTGGCTTCGGTGGCTGATTCATCCCAG GAGAACTTCCAGAAGTACTATGACGCTGTAATGCCATATTTGAAAACAATCCTGGTAAATGCGAATGATAAATCTAACCGCATGCTTCGAGCCAAAGCCATGGAGTGCATAAGCTTGGTTGGGATGGCTGTTGGCAAGGACAAATTCAGAGATGATGCTAAGCAG GTTATGGAAGTGCTTATGTCACTACAAGGATCGCAAATGGAGGCGGATGACCCTACTACTAGTTATATGTTGCAG GCATGGGCCAGGCTTTGCAAGTGCTTGGGACAGGATTTCCTTCCTTACATGAGTGTAGTCATGCCTCCTTTATTACAGTCTGCTCAACTAAAGCCCGATGTgaccatatcatctgcagattcagacaatgaacttgatgaatcaGATGATGATAG TATGGAGACCATAACTCTTGGGGATAAAAGAATAGGCATCAAAACAAGTGTCTTAGAGGAGAAGGCTACAGCTTGTAATATGCTATGCTGCTATGCTGATGAGCTAAAGGAAGGTTTCTACCCATGGATTGATCAG GTTGCTCCGACGTTAGTTCCACTTCTCAAATTCTATTTCCATGAGGAAGTAAGGAAAGCGGCGGTGTCAA CAATGCCGGAGCTGTTACGTTCTGCTAAACTGGCTGTAGAGAAAGGGATTGCTCAGGGCCGAAATGAGTCCTATGTCAAGCAATTATCTGACTACATTATACCAGCTTTGATTGAAGCTTTGCATAAG GAGCCTGATACAGAAATATGTGCAAGTATGTTAGATGCAATTAATGAGTGTGTGCAG ATCTCAGGACCACTCCTGGATGAAGGTCAGGTCCGAAGCATTGTGGAAGAGGTAAAGCAGGTCATCACAGCCAGTTCAAGTCGAAAACGAGAACGCGCAGAGAGGGCCAAAGCTGAAGACTTTGATGCCGAGGAAAATGAGTTGCTAAGGGAGGaaaatgagcaagaagaagaagTTTTTGACCAA GTTGGTGAAATATTGGGCACACTGATCAAGACATTCAAGGCAgccttcttgcctttctttgaCGAACTTTCATCATATCTCATGCCTATGTGG GGCAAGGATAAAACAGCTGAAGAAAGGAGGATAGCAATTTGTATCTTTGATGACGTTGCAGAGCAGTGCCGTGAAGCAGCTCTAAA GTACTATGACACATATCTGCCTTTCCTTTTGGAAGCATGCAACGACGAAAGCCCGGATGTCCGGCAG GCTGCTGTTTATGGACTTGGTGTATGTGCAGAATATGGGGGTTCTGTTTTCAAACCTCTTGTTGGAG AGGCTCTATCAAGGCTCAATGTCGTTATTAGGCATCCTAATGCTCTTCAACCTGAGAATGTAATGGCATATGATAATGCTGTTTCAGCACTGGGGAAGATATGTCAATTTCATCGTGACAGTATTGACTCAGCCCAG GTTGTTCCTGCTTGGTTGAATTGCCTTCCTATAAAAGGTGACCTCATTGAGGCCAAGGTTGTTCATGATCAACTCTGTTCAATGGTTGAAAG GTCAGACCGAGAACTTCTGGGTCCTGACAATCAGTACCTTCCAAAAATTGTGTTGGTTTTTGCTGAG GTTCTATGTGCCGGAAAGGACCTTGCTACAGAGCAAACTGCTAGTCGGATGATTAATCTGTTGAGGCAGCTTCAGCAAACATTACCACCAGCCACTCTGGCCTCAACATGGTCTTCCTTGCAGCCTCAGCAGCAGATAGCACTGCAATCCATTTTATCATCGTAG